A single window of Cellulomonas sp. NTE-D12 DNA harbors:
- the rimM gene encoding ribosome maturation factor RimM (Essential for efficient processing of 16S rRNA) produces MLLTVARVGRAHGLRGEVSLDLRTDAPADRLVVGRELRTDPASAGPLTPTRVREQQGRWFVTFAEASDRTAAEALRGVSLVVDAEEADEDDDAWYEHQLVGLRAEHVDGRLLGEVVGLQSGPAHDLLVLREPDGARSLVPFVQAIVPVVDVPGGRVVLDPPGGLLASDAANLVVVRDDEPDDDEPDDDLVPTDTRG; encoded by the coding sequence GTGCTGCTCACCGTCGCCCGCGTGGGCCGTGCGCACGGCCTGCGCGGTGAGGTCTCGCTCGACCTGCGCACCGATGCCCCGGCCGACCGCCTCGTGGTCGGCCGGGAGCTGCGCACCGACCCCGCGTCCGCCGGGCCCCTGACGCCCACCCGCGTGCGGGAGCAGCAGGGCCGCTGGTTCGTCACGTTCGCGGAGGCGTCCGACCGCACCGCCGCGGAGGCGCTGCGCGGGGTGAGCCTCGTGGTGGACGCCGAGGAGGCGGACGAGGACGACGACGCCTGGTACGAGCACCAGCTGGTCGGCCTGCGTGCCGAGCACGTGGACGGCCGGCTGCTCGGCGAGGTCGTCGGACTGCAGAGCGGTCCGGCCCACGACCTCCTCGTGCTGCGGGAGCCCGACGGTGCCCGGAGCCTCGTGCCGTTCGTGCAGGCGATCGTGCCGGTGGTCGACGTCCCCGGCGGCCGCGTCGTGCTCGACCCCCCGGGCGGTCTGCTCGCCTCGGACGCGGCCAACCTCGTCGTCGTCCGTGACGACGAGCCGGACGACGACGAGCCGGACGACGACCTCGTCCCCACCGACACTCGAGGCTGA